The Silvanigrella paludirubra genome contains a region encoding:
- a CDS encoding D-alanine--D-alanine ligase family protein: MRSNFESKNKNQIIGIVYDLPMKLESSDQMNFPDDANAEWESQKTIDTIIETWKHLGFSIILFPLDSTFLMNWNKFSSQCTLIHSLVEGWGSLARESWIPSLCELSGIPFIGSEPFAQSICMSKTQIKLLCKFLKIPTLPFYTIKNLKDLSNIPRDFFKETHFIKPDGEGSGMGIDASYSISNSKSNTEKITKTILEKYPDGVLIEKYIDGKEFTSGIIGTPPIFLPIAEIEVDDGIYGLSNKSKEFMGEKVTFPKLSKINETIIRNGTEKLFNYLNIRDFVRMDWRCDNKGKIYFLESNTLPGISYYYSVLPLMAKKMGYSYEDLFSILANSALTRSKNRNLWYGKARLQKKSPKS, from the coding sequence ATGAGATCGAATTTTGAAAGTAAAAATAAAAATCAAATTATTGGGATTGTATATGATTTACCAATGAAACTTGAAAGTTCAGATCAAATGAATTTTCCAGATGATGCAAATGCAGAGTGGGAATCACAAAAAACGATCGATACAATTATAGAAACATGGAAACATTTGGGCTTTTCTATAATTCTTTTTCCGTTAGATTCAACATTTTTAATGAATTGGAATAAATTTAGTTCACAGTGCACTTTAATTCATTCATTAGTTGAAGGCTGGGGATCTCTTGCAAGAGAAAGTTGGATTCCATCATTATGTGAATTATCTGGAATTCCATTTATTGGTTCTGAACCATTTGCGCAATCAATTTGTATGAGCAAAACACAAATCAAATTATTGTGCAAATTTTTAAAAATTCCAACTCTACCTTTTTATACGATTAAAAATCTCAAAGACCTTAGTAATATTCCAAGAGATTTTTTTAAAGAAACACATTTTATTAAACCAGATGGAGAGGGATCTGGTATGGGTATTGATGCGTCATACTCTATATCAAATTCAAAATCGAATACAGAAAAAATTACTAAAACAATTCTCGAAAAATACCCAGACGGTGTATTAATAGAAAAATATATTGATGGTAAGGAATTTACTTCTGGCATCATTGGTACACCTCCAATATTTCTACCAATAGCTGAAATTGAAGTTGATGATGGCATTTATGGACTATCAAATAAATCAAAAGAATTTATGGGAGAAAAAGTAACTTTTCCAAAACTTTCAAAAATCAATGAAACTATTATTCGAAATGGTACTGAAAAATTATTTAATTATTTAAATATAAGAGACTTTGTTCGAATGGATTGGCGTTGTGACAATAAAGGAAAAATCTATTTTTTAGAATCAAATACGTTACCTGGGATTTCCTACTACTATAGTGTATTGCCTCTTATGGCAAAAAAAATGGGTTATAGTTACGAAGATTTATTTTCTATTTTAGCAAATTCTGCATTAACCCGATCTAAAAATAGAAATCTTTGGTACGGGAAAGCAAGATTACAAAAAAAATCTCCTAAAAGTTAA
- the gap gene encoding type I glyceraldehyde-3-phosphate dehydrogenase, translating to MTIKIGINGFGRIGRCILRSLKNERDIEVCLINDLTDAKTLAHLYKYDSVHGKAQQQVDHKDNALVVDGKIIPITAVRNPAEIPWAANGIDIVLECTGLFTDGDKAAAHIKAGAKKVILSAPGKSIDKTIVIGVNDSEYDINKHNIVSNGSCTTNCLAPLTKVIHDKYGVKKGLMTTIHSYTNDQNILDLPHKDLRRARAAGLSMIPTSTGAAKAISEVIPSLAGKLHGFAVRVPTPNVSLVDVTFELEKTVTAADINSALKSASETYLKGILGYSEEPLVSCDFNGCANSSTIDAEYTTVIGENMVKVLSWYDNEWGFSNRMVQLTRLVATGKL from the coding sequence ATGACAATTAAGATTGGTATTAATGGTTTTGGTCGTATTGGTCGCTGTATATTAAGATCATTAAAAAATGAGCGTGATATTGAAGTTTGTCTCATAAATGATCTTACAGATGCAAAAACGTTAGCACATCTTTATAAATATGATTCTGTTCATGGAAAAGCGCAGCAACAAGTAGATCATAAAGACAATGCCTTAGTAGTAGATGGAAAAATAATTCCAATTACAGCCGTGCGCAATCCAGCGGAAATTCCTTGGGCTGCAAACGGAATTGATATTGTTTTAGAATGTACTGGTTTATTTACTGATGGTGACAAAGCGGCAGCTCATATAAAGGCAGGCGCTAAAAAAGTAATTTTAAGTGCTCCTGGTAAATCCATAGATAAAACAATTGTAATTGGAGTAAATGATTCCGAATATGATATCAATAAGCATAATATTGTAAGTAATGGTTCATGTACAACAAACTGTTTAGCGCCACTAACAAAAGTAATACACGATAAATACGGTGTTAAAAAAGGATTAATGACAACAATTCACTCCTATACAAATGATCAAAATATTTTAGACCTTCCACATAAAGATTTACGTCGTGCTAGAGCTGCTGGTTTAAGTATGATTCCGACATCTACAGGAGCTGCTAAAGCGATTTCTGAAGTAATTCCATCATTAGCTGGAAAATTACACGGATTTGCCGTTCGAGTTCCAACACCAAATGTATCTTTAGTAGATGTTACTTTTGAATTAGAAAAAACAGTTACGGCAGCAGACATCAACTCTGCACTTAAGTCAGCTTCTGAGACCTATTTGAAAGGTATTTTAGGATATTCTGAAGAGCCATTAGTAAGTTGTGATTTTAATGGATGCGCAAATAGTTCCACTATTGATGCAGAATACACAACAGTAATTGGCGAAAACATGGTTAAAGTGCTTTCTTGGTATGATAATGAATGGGGATTTAGTAACCGTATGGTTCAATTAACAAGATTAGTTGCAACTGGAAAGTTATAA
- a CDS encoding aldehyde dehydrogenase family protein, with translation MTVNLNLIPPYINGNFHPSNKTERLFSVYNPANPSDILATASWSKELVDPVLQGMKTAQKKFRSTSLEERLGYIKKLIGFLKENAEEIKSNMMLELARSRVAVEEEWALCEKLFFAIPEFCKQALSVKRDEEGWEWQYAPLGLVLVSSNIALPVYTLLCSVLPSLAAGNAVCMRPSSHCLLSGSLLASGFHQASFPPGVVQIVYGDFEVFRRLVLSHQFDTILYTGGEESLEQIRRDTSTQQNARLVLCGGGKNAAYVTESANINSAISKIIYGSCLDAGQRLESTNLAFVDKKIFAEFQDKFVSAIKVMPIGAREDLSRSDKHVMEPLCSSNSWERFLRFQGIAARESDETLRWGKPIDNNGNGYFVSPGVHYMKPEKVLKSIYASNAFFGPDVCLIPIDERDEMISILEDLGATRCLGIHSQFVEEVHEIRKRSGVPSILWNTSTIELNPLLPSIGRGKAGNSYITGVRFLLSTVYPQVLNLSAPFAASESDIKNTK, from the coding sequence ATGACTGTAAATTTAAATCTCATACCTCCTTATATTAATGGAAATTTTCATCCATCAAATAAGACAGAACGTTTATTTTCTGTATATAATCCTGCAAATCCTTCCGATATTTTAGCAACGGCAAGTTGGAGTAAAGAACTTGTTGATCCTGTTTTGCAAGGAATGAAAACCGCTCAAAAAAAATTTCGTTCTACTTCATTAGAAGAACGTTTAGGATACATAAAAAAATTAATAGGATTTTTAAAAGAAAATGCGGAAGAAATAAAAAGTAACATGATGCTTGAGCTTGCTCGTTCTCGAGTAGCGGTTGAGGAAGAATGGGCATTGTGTGAAAAATTATTTTTCGCAATTCCTGAATTTTGCAAACAAGCTCTTTCCGTTAAAAGAGATGAAGAAGGTTGGGAATGGCAATACGCGCCCTTAGGGTTAGTTCTTGTTTCTTCTAATATTGCTCTTCCTGTTTATACTTTGCTATGTAGCGTGTTACCTTCTCTTGCGGCAGGCAATGCGGTGTGTATGCGCCCCTCTTCACACTGTCTTTTATCTGGTTCATTATTAGCAAGTGGATTTCACCAAGCATCCTTCCCTCCTGGTGTTGTTCAAATTGTATATGGAGACTTTGAAGTATTTCGAAGGCTAGTTTTGAGCCATCAATTCGATACTATTTTGTATACTGGTGGTGAGGAAAGTTTAGAACAAATTCGTCGTGATACCTCAACACAACAAAATGCGCGTTTGGTACTTTGTGGTGGTGGAAAAAATGCAGCATATGTTACAGAATCTGCAAATATAAATAGCGCCATTTCAAAAATTATTTATGGATCTTGTCTTGATGCTGGGCAACGGCTGGAATCAACAAATCTTGCTTTTGTAGACAAAAAAATATTTGCTGAATTTCAGGACAAATTTGTTTCAGCTATAAAAGTAATGCCAATTGGAGCAAGAGAAGATTTATCTCGTTCCGATAAACACGTAATGGAACCACTTTGTAGTTCGAATTCTTGGGAGCGTTTTTTAAGATTTCAAGGAATTGCTGCACGAGAGTCGGATGAAACTTTAAGGTGGGGAAAGCCTATTGATAATAATGGAAACGGTTATTTTGTTTCTCCAGGTGTTCATTATATGAAGCCAGAAAAAGTATTAAAAAGCATATACGCTTCAAATGCGTTTTTTGGACCCGATGTCTGTTTAATTCCAATAGATGAACGAGATGAAATGATTTCTATCTTAGAAGATTTAGGAGCAACAAGGTGTCTTGGGATTCATTCTCAATTTGTAGAAGAAGTTCATGAAATTAGGAAACGTTCTGGTGTTCCTTCTATTTTGTGGAATACCTCAACAATTGAATTAAATCCTTTGTTACCTAGTATTGGAAGAGGAAAAGCAGGAAATAGTTATATTACAGGTGTACGTTTTCTTCTTTCAACCGTTTATCCTCAAGTTTTAAATTTATCGGCACCATTTGCCGCGTCGGAAAGCGATATAAAAAATACAAAATAA
- a CDS encoding superoxide dismutase: MAKEIRSFKHLLGKLDGISDPQLEAHFGLYEGYVKKLNEIEEKLEKTDKSLTNYSFGEYSELKRRHCVPYNGTYLHEMYFDNLIATEAPSSQFEALAKAAFGSVDNWKADVKATGLAVPGWVVTCIETTSGKLKNVQVMEHHIGFPLNHVPVLVMDTWEHAFFLDYKANRGAYIDVFFKNINWSVVNSRVAQLVK, from the coding sequence ATGGCAAAAGAAATTCGTAGTTTTAAGCACCTTCTAGGAAAATTAGATGGTATTAGTGATCCTCAATTAGAAGCACATTTTGGTTTATATGAAGGTTATGTCAAAAAATTAAATGAAATTGAAGAAAAGTTAGAAAAAACAGATAAATCCTTAACAAATTATAGTTTTGGTGAATATTCCGAATTAAAACGTCGTCACTGCGTTCCTTATAACGGAACCTATTTACATGAAATGTATTTTGATAATTTAATTGCTACTGAAGCTCCTTCTTCGCAATTTGAAGCTTTAGCAAAAGCTGCTTTTGGAAGTGTCGATAATTGGAAAGCGGATGTAAAGGCAACAGGTTTAGCAGTTCCTGGTTGGGTAGTTACTTGTATTGAAACAACTTCAGGAAAATTGAAAAATGTTCAAGTTATGGAACATCACATTGGTTTTCCATTAAATCATGTTCCTGTTTTAGTTATGGATACATGGGAACACGCTTTTTTCTTAGATTATAAAGCAAACCGTGGTGCTTATATTGATGTATTCTTTAAAAATATCAATTGGTCTGTTGTGAATTCAAGAGTTGCTCAATTAGTAAAGTAA
- a CDS encoding pentapeptide repeat-containing protein, with translation MFELNSILEAVSKGKMNVEKAKSLIEKNYVLRKQRRENSFDNASNPNHVNKEESQEGLKTAFEKLKKSVNIEELLKISSNLVHQISENMPQIDKIQENISNNLQPFGFSPNISGLDSKLSVFRAFHVSDDSSVKENQVVGSQWFGVDFSESSEIKNNKFTAVQFSELAIIRSDFCNSNFSLARLSNVTLQEARLENNKFSRSALSDVTISESDFTENHVAKSDFSETRIHGSRLNRMIFTNVNFHDCEFEDCDIQGIEFEDCKFKECLFSKLHLSLKEPIKISGCSSIGKNFTGCHTAEEFLEILNSPNPETRH, from the coding sequence ATGTTTGAATTGAATTCCATTCTTGAAGCGGTCTCGAAAGGAAAAATGAATGTTGAAAAGGCAAAATCATTAATTGAAAAAAATTATGTCTTAAGGAAACAACGTAGAGAGAATTCTTTTGATAATGCTTCTAATCCAAATCACGTAAATAAAGAAGAATCACAAGAGGGATTAAAAACAGCATTTGAAAAACTTAAAAAAAGTGTAAATATTGAAGAATTATTAAAGATTTCTAGTAATCTTGTTCATCAAATATCTGAAAATATGCCACAAATTGATAAAATTCAGGAAAATATATCAAATAATTTACAACCATTTGGGTTTTCGCCAAATATATCTGGTCTCGATTCTAAGCTTTCTGTGTTTCGTGCCTTTCACGTTAGTGATGATAGTAGTGTAAAAGAAAATCAAGTAGTTGGTTCTCAGTGGTTTGGAGTTGATTTTTCGGAAAGTTCTGAAATTAAAAATAATAAATTTACAGCAGTTCAGTTTTCTGAATTGGCTATAATTCGTTCTGACTTTTGTAATTCTAATTTTAGTTTAGCAAGATTAAGTAATGTAACACTGCAAGAAGCGCGCTTAGAAAATAATAAGTTTTCTCGTTCTGCACTTTCAGATGTAACAATATCAGAATCTGATTTTACTGAAAACCATGTCGCAAAGTCTGATTTTTCAGAAACAAGAATTCATGGAAGTCGTTTAAATAGAATGATTTTTACAAATGTAAATTTTCATGATTGCGAATTTGAAGATTGTGATATTCAAGGAATTGAATTTGAAGATTGTAAATTTAAAGAATGTCTATTTTCGAAATTGCATTTATCTTTAAAAGAACCAATTAAAATATCAGGATGTAGCAGTATCGGGAAAAACTTCACAGGTTGCCATACAGCAGAGGAGTTTCTCGAAATATTAAACTCACCAAATCCAGAAACTCGTCATTAA
- a CDS encoding DHA2 family efflux MFS transporter permease subunit has translation MTQSITEAKVTGSKLWITIAAMMASLMAVLDISIVNVALNDIRSSFSVQLDQIAWVSTGYMMANIVVIPMTGWFQRKFGVKNYFIYSLIIFTLASLLCAFSWNLTSLVVFRILQGMGGGAIIPTASTILISRYPKEEQGMAQAFIGLGAITGPLLGPSLGGYLIDISSWHMIFLINIPVGIVALIILLKNLKEENFFPSKQKLDKYGFLLLAVGLASLQYVLEEGNRNDWFESPIIVLFSILSLACLVTIVFQQLESKEPMIDFRVFKNRNYILCTSINFILGTTLFGGSFLFSLYCGTVMNYTPLDIGILFLKGCFIQLLIMPLIGKIVNIIDKRLLIGVGIILVFISLWYNSHLNHFSSQFDLVFVLFARSIGLSFLFVPLSVTAISFVEPKGIGNAIGLFNLTRELGGSIGLAWMSTKLVNHIKEYNNILNTHVIEGSFQLNYQLKMMEHMIYGKVDNTYKAAEQMLQNRVSLQATIESFNKGFLTLALVFLLSIIILILIQNPKKRVISSEGFH, from the coding sequence ATGACACAAAGCATAACTGAAGCTAAAGTTACAGGATCAAAGTTATGGATAACAATTGCTGCCATGATGGCTTCCTTAATGGCTGTTCTTGACATTAGCATTGTAAATGTAGCTTTAAATGATATTCGCTCTAGTTTTTCTGTGCAATTAGATCAAATAGCTTGGGTTTCCACAGGATATATGATGGCAAATATTGTGGTTATCCCAATGACAGGTTGGTTTCAAAGAAAATTTGGTGTTAAAAATTATTTTATTTATTCATTAATTATATTTACTTTAGCAAGTCTTTTATGCGCATTTTCTTGGAATTTAACTTCCCTCGTAGTTTTTCGAATATTACAAGGAATGGGAGGGGGAGCTATTATTCCAACAGCAAGTACTATTTTAATATCTCGATATCCAAAAGAAGAGCAGGGTATGGCTCAAGCATTTATTGGATTAGGAGCTATTACGGGGCCATTACTTGGTCCTTCTTTAGGCGGATATTTAATTGATATATCTAGCTGGCATATGATTTTTTTAATAAATATTCCAGTTGGTATTGTTGCTTTAATTATTTTATTAAAAAATTTAAAAGAGGAAAACTTTTTTCCTTCTAAACAAAAATTAGATAAATATGGATTTCTTTTATTGGCAGTAGGATTAGCATCTCTTCAATATGTTTTAGAAGAAGGCAATCGCAATGATTGGTTTGAGAGTCCCATTATTGTTTTATTTAGTATTTTAAGTTTAGCATGTCTTGTGACAATTGTTTTTCAGCAATTAGAATCCAAGGAACCCATGATCGATTTTCGTGTTTTTAAAAATCGAAATTATATTTTATGCACATCTATTAATTTTATATTAGGTACCACTTTATTTGGGGGTTCCTTTTTATTTTCTTTATATTGTGGCACTGTAATGAATTATACTCCATTAGATATTGGAATCTTATTTTTAAAAGGTTGTTTTATTCAACTACTGATTATGCCATTGATAGGAAAAATTGTTAATATTATAGATAAAAGATTACTCATTGGAGTTGGTATCATTTTAGTATTTATTAGTTTATGGTATAATTCGCACTTAAATCATTTTTCGTCTCAATTTGATCTTGTTTTTGTTTTATTTGCTCGGTCTATTGGATTATCTTTTTTATTTGTTCCTTTATCGGTAACCGCAATTTCATTTGTTGAACCAAAAGGAATAGGAAATGCAATTGGATTATTTAATTTAACTCGTGAACTTGGTGGATCTATTGGACTCGCTTGGATGAGTACAAAACTGGTAAATCATATTAAAGAGTATAATAATATTTTAAATACTCATGTTATAGAAGGTTCCTTTCAATTAAATTACCAATTGAAAATGATGGAACATATGATTTATGGAAAAGTGGATAATACTTATAAAGCAGCAGAACAAATGCTTCAAAATAGAGTTTCACTTCAAGCAACAATAGAGTCCTTTAATAAAGGGTTTTTAACTCTTGCTCTTGTATTTCTTTTATCAATTATTATATTGATATTAATTCAAAATCCTAAGAAAAGAGTAATTTCTTCTGAAGGATTTCACTAG
- a CDS encoding HlyD family secretion protein, which produces MENIKQWIFKSPNSTKVFFGILISSLFTVTLVWFINHGKENTDDSQIVGHIVTVSPRISGQIAKIFVENNQSVKLGDILVELDSAKELADLESAEAEYEAAKASYEQAQAQHEQMDKNFSATVTQAEGGLTQASSSVMASYEAIKQARANLNSAMSAEELAKKNLERYLNLKKQGAVTQFDLDNQQNQYAQAKAARESAQAQLGSMEASRKQSSGSLQQAKGQLLSAQSLSKQVKAYESAVALALAKMKKAEAELDKAKLQLSYTQVKAPFAGVTSNKMAELGQLVESSTPLFSIVSLDDTWLVANFKEDQLQKMKPGQNVKIKVDSYPGKSFQGIVRSLSGASGSTFALLPPDNASGNFIKVTQRFPVEIDFQNRPKDLVLRPGMSTEVTVITK; this is translated from the coding sequence ATGGAAAATATCAAGCAATGGATATTTAAGAGTCCAAATTCGACTAAAGTTTTTTTTGGTATTTTAATTTCAAGCTTATTTACTGTTACTTTAGTGTGGTTTATAAATCATGGGAAAGAAAACACCGATGATTCACAAATTGTAGGTCACATTGTCACGGTATCGCCAAGAATATCTGGTCAAATCGCTAAAATTTTTGTTGAAAATAACCAATCTGTTAAGTTAGGCGATATTTTAGTTGAACTGGATAGTGCCAAAGAACTAGCTGATCTTGAATCCGCTGAAGCTGAATATGAAGCAGCCAAAGCATCTTATGAACAAGCACAAGCTCAGCATGAACAAATGGATAAAAATTTTAGTGCAACTGTAACACAAGCAGAAGGTGGATTAACGCAGGCATCTTCAAGTGTTATGGCAAGTTATGAAGCAATTAAACAGGCTCGTGCCAATTTAAATTCGGCAATGAGCGCTGAAGAATTAGCAAAGAAAAATTTGGAACGTTATTTAAATTTAAAAAAACAAGGTGCTGTTACTCAATTTGATTTAGACAATCAGCAAAACCAATATGCACAAGCAAAAGCGGCGCGCGAGTCGGCCCAAGCACAATTGGGAAGCATGGAAGCATCGCGAAAACAATCCTCGGGAAGTTTGCAACAAGCAAAAGGTCAATTGCTTTCAGCTCAATCTTTATCAAAACAGGTGAAGGCTTATGAATCTGCTGTGGCATTAGCATTGGCTAAAATGAAAAAGGCTGAAGCAGAATTAGATAAAGCTAAACTTCAATTGAGTTATACCCAAGTCAAAGCGCCTTTTGCGGGAGTGACATCAAATAAAATGGCGGAATTAGGGCAGTTAGTTGAGTCTTCTACTCCCTTATTTTCCATTGTTTCTTTAGATGACACATGGCTTGTTGCAAATTTTAAAGAAGATCAATTACAAAAAATGAAACCTGGTCAAAATGTTAAAATAAAAGTGGATTCCTATCCAGGAAAATCATTTCAGGGAATTGTAAGGAGTTTGTCTGGAGCATCGGGCTCAACGTTTGCTTTACTTCCTCCCGATAATGCGTCTGGTAACTTTATTAAAGTTACACAACGATTTCCTGTTGAAATTGATTTTCAAAATCGTCCTAAAGATTTAGTTCTTAGACCTGGCATGAGTACAGAAGTTACTGTCATTACAAAATAA
- a CDS encoding ABC transporter ATP-binding protein has product MAQILKFNKVFKNYGNTSVIRDLNFSISRGEIIALLGVNGAGKTTTIKMMLGQEIPTSGTIELFDKNPQDPEARISVGMTPQNIEFPEGILALEILQFIHAHYPNPFSVLEMIQKFELTSFLKTKASKLSGGQKRRLALALAFIGNPSIVFLDEPTTGLDVESRKTLLNIIRDYSKQGKTIFLTTHYLEEIEQIATRIIFLQNGQIKADGSVNEIKNLANSSETNVTFYSQFPISLDHFKFIESIEHENNYFIIKTTNPDALIYELVENKVPFRNLQITRENLESAFIHLSKGN; this is encoded by the coding sequence ATGGCACAAATTTTAAAGTTTAATAAAGTATTTAAAAACTATGGCAATACCAGTGTCATTCGTGATCTAAATTTCAGTATTTCAAGAGGAGAAATCATCGCTCTTTTAGGAGTTAATGGAGCTGGAAAAACAACGACAATAAAAATGATGCTTGGTCAGGAAATCCCAACTTCTGGAACAATTGAATTATTTGATAAAAATCCCCAAGATCCAGAAGCACGCATCTCCGTAGGCATGACACCACAAAATATAGAGTTTCCTGAAGGAATTTTAGCACTTGAGATTTTACAATTTATTCATGCTCATTATCCAAATCCATTTTCTGTTTTGGAAATGATCCAAAAATTTGAACTGACCTCTTTTTTAAAGACAAAAGCATCGAAGTTATCTGGTGGACAAAAACGAAGACTAGCCCTTGCTTTGGCATTTATTGGTAATCCTTCTATTGTATTTTTAGATGAACCGACAACAGGCCTTGATGTTGAATCTCGTAAAACTCTTTTAAATATAATTAGAGATTATTCTAAACAGGGAAAAACTATTTTTTTAACAACACATTACTTAGAAGAAATTGAGCAAATTGCTACACGTATTATTTTTCTTCAAAACGGACAAATTAAAGCAGATGGGTCTGTAAATGAAATTAAAAATTTAGCAAATTCATCTGAAACAAATGTAACTTTTTACTCTCAATTCCCTATTTCTCTAGATCATTTTAAATTTATTGAATCCATTGAACATGAAAATAACTATTTTATCATAAAAACAACCAACCCCGATGCTCTCATATATGAACTTGTAGAGAATAAAGTACCATTTAGAAATTTACAAATAACAAGGGAAAATCTAGAGTCTGCTTTTATTCATTTGTCTAAAGGAAATTAA
- a CDS encoding A/G-specific adenine glycosylase translates to MSQQTIISVVLPRFNEFINELPDLKSLAECSDEKLRKLWLGLGYYARARNLRNGAKYILEECNSIFPQNKNEWLKVPGCGPYTASIIASICFKEPVACVDGNVIRVVSRLLNMQSGVWDKQGQDKISCYVNNIISKENPGDFNQAMMDLGSTVCKKQNPICSICPVQKYCLSFQNNTISLCPPLKPRKESQSEEIFALLISKNKNNDFSLIERNKGFLNKTTGFPIIRSQDGNSLESLLIEIKKFGLKAKILNGNFKHSITHHKITGHAILIDSSQDDEKINKLFQKFSFPEKKQWISISHLKQNLSSSLDLKVLKILSSL, encoded by the coding sequence ATGAGTCAGCAAACTATTATTTCTGTTGTGTTACCTCGTTTTAATGAATTTATTAATGAGTTACCAGATTTAAAATCTTTAGCAGAATGTTCAGATGAAAAGCTTAGAAAATTATGGTTAGGTCTTGGATATTATGCAAGAGCTCGTAATTTAAGAAATGGTGCTAAATATATATTAGAAGAATGTAATTCTATTTTTCCACAAAATAAAAATGAATGGTTAAAAGTGCCAGGATGCGGTCCTTATACGGCATCAATTATTGCAAGTATTTGTTTTAAAGAACCTGTGGCGTGTGTAGATGGTAACGTAATTCGAGTCGTTAGCCGACTATTAAACATGCAATCTGGTGTTTGGGATAAGCAAGGTCAAGATAAAATCAGTTGTTACGTTAATAATATAATATCAAAAGAAAATCCCGGTGATTTTAATCAGGCGATGATGGATCTTGGATCTACTGTTTGTAAAAAACAAAATCCAATTTGTTCTATTTGTCCCGTTCAAAAATATTGTCTTTCTTTTCAAAATAATACAATTTCATTATGTCCTCCTTTAAAACCAAGAAAAGAATCTCAATCTGAAGAGATATTTGCCCTTTTAATTTCAAAAAATAAGAATAACGATTTTTCTTTAATTGAACGTAATAAAGGTTTTTTAAATAAAACGACTGGATTTCCTATTATTAGATCACAAGATGGAAATTCTTTAGAATCTTTATTAATTGAAATTAAAAAGTTTGGTTTGAAAGCAAAAATTCTGAATGGTAATTTTAAGCATAGTATTACTCATCACAAAATAACGGGTCATGCTATTTTAATTGATTCTTCTCAAGATGATGAAAAAATAAATAAATTATTTCAAAAATTTTCATTTCCTGAAAAAAAACAATGGATTTCTATTTCACACTTAAAACAGAATTTGTCATCTTCCCTTGACCTAAAGGTATTAAAAATCCTATCCTCACTATAA